The Erythrobacter sp. SDW2 region AAGTTCAACAACGACTTCGCTTCGGACGATGACCCGGTGTTCACCTTGCCCGATCCCTTCATCCCACCGCAGGCCGCGCGAATCATGAGCCTGCGCGATGGCTCGGCCAAGATGTCGAAATCCGATCCCAGCGACATGAGCCGCATCAACCTGGTCGACGATGCCGACACCATCATGAAGAAGGTGAAGAAGGCCAAGACCGATCCCGAACCGCTGCCGAGCGAGGAAGCCGGGCTGGAAGGTCGGCCCGAAGCACTCAACCTCGTCACGATTTTCGCAGCGCTGACAGACTCCACCGTGGAAGATGTGCTGCGTGATTTCGGGGGCGAAGGGTTCGGCAAGTTCAAGTCGGCGCTGGGTGAAGTGCTGGCCGAGAAGCTGAGCCCGATCTCGGCCCGCTTCAACGAGCTGCTGAAGGACCGCGAGGCAATCGACGCCGTGCTGGCCAAGGGTGCTGCCAAGGCCCGCGAACGCGGCCTGCCGACACTCAAGCGGACCTATGAGGCACTCGGCTTGCTGCGCCATTGAGCCAACCCATTGGAACCGCGCCATTCAATCGCAGTTCATAGCCACAGGCGTATAGAAGTGATATTCCTGACCTGTACGACCATTGAGTGGGGCGGTCGACACCGGATGGATTCCTTTCACTAGGGGCCGCATTATGACCACCAAGATCACATTCTCCCGCCGCCTGTTGCAGGCCGCCGCTGTGCCGCTGATGCTGGCTACGCTGGGCGGCTGCGCCACCGCCGGCTTCAAGTCCGACGTGACCCGCTTCACGAGCCAGCTGCCTGCGCC contains the following coding sequences:
- the trpS gene encoding tryptophan--tRNA ligase, with product MRVVSGIQPTGNLHLGNYLGAIRNWVRMQDEMEEGSECLFFLADLHAISMPHNPAELRKATLEMAAALVACGIDPDRSVLFNQAQVPAHAELQWLLNGTARMGWLNRMTQWKDKAGKNREGQSVALFAYPVLQAADVLLYQATHVPVGDDQKQHLELARDIAQKFNNDFASDDDPVFTLPDPFIPPQAARIMSLRDGSAKMSKSDPSDMSRINLVDDADTIMKKVKKAKTDPEPLPSEEAGLEGRPEALNLVTIFAALTDSTVEDVLRDFGGEGFGKFKSALGEVLAEKLSPISARFNELLKDREAIDAVLAKGAAKARERGLPTLKRTYEALGLLRH